GCGGGATCTTTGACCGCGCCGATCGCAACGCCCCGCTGCTGGGCAGCGGGCAAACCGTGGATGTCCATGGCGGCTGGTATGACGCCTCGGGTGATGTCAGCAAATACCTCAGCCATCTTTCATACAGCAACTATTTCAACCCGCAACAGACCCCGATGGTGGTCTGGAACCTGCTCAAAGCCTTCGAGTTGCTGGACGGTGAAACCGCAATTGCCGATATCACCCGGATCCGACTGGCCGAAGAAGCCTGTTTCGGCGCTGAATTCCTGCTGCGGATGCAGCACCCGGACGGCTACTTTTACATAACGGTGTTTGACCAGTGGAGCAAATCCACCGCCAAGCGGGATATCTGTGCCTACGCCACCCAAAAAGGGATCAAATCGGACGATTACCAGGCCGGATTTCGTCAGGGCGGCGGCATCAGTATCGCAGCCCTGGCAGCGGCAGCACGCCTGTTGCTGACCCCGACGGCCGAGCGCCTGGGTCTGGCCGAGCGCAAGCTGAGCCGCACGTGTCTGGCAGCCGCAGAGCACGGCTACTGGCACCTGGTCGAGATGAACCACCATTACCTCAATGACGGCGTGGAAAACATTATTGATGAATACTGCGCCCTGCTGGCTGCGGTAGAGCTGTACCGGTCCACCCAGGATGAGCGCTACCTGGAGCAAGCCCGGCAGTGGGCCGATAAACTGGCCGCCCGCCAGCAGTCGGACGCACAGCAACAGCACTTCTGGTCAGCCACGCCGGACGGCAGCCGCCCATATTTCCATGCTGCCGAAGCCGGCCTGCCGGCCATCAGCCTGATGCAGTACCTCGATATCGAGCCGGCACCGCAGCACCACCAGCGGCTCTGTCAGGTGTTAACTCTGGCCCTTGAATTTGAACTGCGCATTACCGGCGAGGTCACTAATCCGTTTGGCTACCCGCGCCAGTATGTCCGTCCGGTGGATGGCGAGAAATGCAGCCAGTTCTTCATTCCCCACCATAACGAAACCGGTTACTGGTGGCAGGGGGAGAACGCCCGCCTGGCCTCGCTGAGCGCCATGGCTTATCTGGCCCAGCGCCATCCTATCACCCCTGCCCTGAAAGCGGCGCTGAAAGTCTACGGGCACCGGCTGACCGACTGGATCCTGGGCTTGAACCCGTTCGATATGTCGATGCTGGACGGCCACGGCCGCAACAACCCGGACTACCTGCCGGAACTGGGCTTCACCAACGCCAAAGGCGGGGTCTGTAACGGCATCACCTCAGGATTCGACAATGAGCGGGATATTGCCTTTAAACCCGCACCACATGATCAAAACATGGATCAGAACTGGCGCTGGGGGGAGCAGTGGATCCCCCATGGCGGCTGGTACTTACTGGCCATCACGACGCAATTTAAGGAGCGACACCATGACTGACACCATCCGTTATTACGTCGGGGTTGACGGCGGCGGGACCTCTTGCCGCGCCCGCATCTGTGATCCGGACGGCCGCCTGCTTGGCGAAGCCAAAACCGGCAGTGCCAATATCATGCTCGGCAGTGCCGTGGCCATGGGCTCGATTCAGGATGCCATCGCCACCGCAGCCGCCCAGGCTGGCCTCACCGATGCCGATTTTTCCGCCATGTCCGTTGGCCTGGCACTGGCCGGCGCCGAACAAAAAGAGGCCTGGTATGACTTTATGGCCCAGCCGCATCCGTATGGCGCTATCACCTTAAATACCGACGCCTACGGCGCCTGTCTGGGAGCCTGGAAAGGAGAAGAAGGCGCCATTTTGATTGCAGGCACCGGCTCCTGCGGCATCTTGCTCAAAGACAGCGCGCAGCAGGTGGTCGGCGGCCGGGAGTTCCCGATTTCCGATCATGGCGGCGGTGCTGTGATGGGGCTGCGGCTGATCCAGCAGGTCCTGCTCAGTGTCGACGATATTGTGCCGCAAACCCCGCTGGCCCAGCAGGTGTTGGCCCACTTCAACCAAGATGTGGATGCCATTGTCAGTTGGTCGAAAACGGCCCGTCCGTGTGATTACGGCCAGTTTTCACCGGCCATTTTCGCCCATGCCGCCGAAGGCGACACCTTAGGGATTGAGATGCTGCGCCAGACCGCTGCCGATGTCGAAATGCTGCTGACGGCACTGTTTACCCGTGGTGCCGGTCAGGTGTGCCTGATGGGCAGTATCGGGGAGCGGATTGTGCCTTGGCTGGCTCCACCGTTTGCCGCCCGCCTGGCCGAGCCTCAGGGCGATGCGATGGATGGTGCGCTGGCCATGGCCAAAGGGTCCCACAACCTGTACCCGTTATGAAGGACAAACCATGAGTTATCGTCTTGATCTGACCGTGATCAGCCAACACGAGCAACAGTCTCGCTTTGGCCTGACGTTACACAACCTCAGCGATCAGGCGCTGGAAAACTGGTCCCTGCACTTTACCTTTGCCCGCTGGATCCCGGTTGAAACCCTGTCTGCCGGGCAACTGGAACAGCTCGGCAGCTACTGCGTCTTGCGTCCGTCCCAACCGGAGACGCTGGCAGCCAATGGTCATTTCTATACCGAATTTGCGCTGGAGACCACGCCGTTCCTGCTTCACGACCAGGGGATCCAGGATGCCTTTATCAATACGGCGCCGGATGATCACCCGGTGCAGCCTCTGCCGGTCGAAATCACCTCGCTGAGCCTGCTGGAGCCACCGGTCGAACAACTGTCGATCCCGCTGCCGCCGGCCAAGGACATTTCCCTGATCCCCCTGCCGGATTCGCTGATCCGACTGAACGGGGAATTCAGGCTCAATGCCGACGTCGCCCTGTCAGTA
Above is a window of Photobacterium sp. TY1-4 DNA encoding:
- a CDS encoding BadF/BadG/BcrA/BcrD ATPase family protein produces the protein MRYYVGVDGGGTSCRARICDPDGRLLGEAKTGSANIMLGSAVAMGSIQDAIATAAAQAGLTDADFSAMSVGLALAGAEQKEAWYDFMAQPHPYGAITLNTDAYGACLGAWKGEEGAILIAGTGSCGILLKDSAQQVVGGREFPISDHGGGAVMGLRLIQQVLLSVDDIVPQTPLAQQVLAHFNQDVDAIVSWSKTARPCDYGQFSPAIFAHAAEGDTLGIEMLRQTAADVEMLLTALFTRGAGQVCLMGSIGERIVPWLAPPFAARLAEPQGDAMDGALAMAKGSHNLYPL
- a CDS encoding glycoside hydrolase family 9 protein codes for the protein MQLLTNHLGYERFGAKQAIVLAAPDLALAPAELLRCADGQPVMEMPVRVDGPIDQWHTGHAYSVDFSAWTACGQYQVRLADVVSPPFTIAEGLLLNRTFSDVLHYFKSQRCGGIFDRADRNAPLLGSGQTVDVHGGWYDASGDVSKYLSHLSYSNYFNPQQTPMVVWNLLKAFELLDGETAIADITRIRLAEEACFGAEFLLRMQHPDGYFYITVFDQWSKSTAKRDICAYATQKGIKSDDYQAGFRQGGGISIAALAAAARLLLTPTAERLGLAERKLSRTCLAAAEHGYWHLVEMNHHYLNDGVENIIDEYCALLAAVELYRSTQDERYLEQARQWADKLAARQQSDAQQQHFWSATPDGSRPYFHAAEAGLPAISLMQYLDIEPAPQHHQRLCQVLTLALEFELRITGEVTNPFGYPRQYVRPVDGEKCSQFFIPHHNETGYWWQGENARLASLSAMAYLAQRHPITPALKAALKVYGHRLTDWILGLNPFDMSMLDGHGRNNPDYLPELGFTNAKGGVCNGITSGFDNERDIAFKPAPHDQNMDQNWRWGEQWIPHGGWYLLAITTQFKERHHD